A genome region from Nicotiana tabacum cultivar K326 chromosome 13, ASM71507v2, whole genome shotgun sequence includes the following:
- the LOC142168211 gene encoding secreted RxLR effector protein 161-like, protein MHIFLELRFQEIVQRNYCISHKRITLEKFLNDSICKNSSTVETPISKDHILGSQMCPKTPEETEKMSRVPYRSAVESLIYVMVCTRPNICQAVGLVSRYQTDPTLAHWQAVKRIMRYLKVIDDYAICYRGGKDLRLVGYGDADHEGDLDERKSTSGYVFLLSDGAISWSSKKQSCVSLSTMESEYVALASATQKLFG, encoded by the coding sequence ATGCATATATTCTTGGAGTTAAGATTTCAAGAGATCGTCCAAAGAAACTATTGTATCTCTCACAAGAGAATTACATTAGAAAAGTTCTTGAACGATTCAATATGCAAAAATAGTAGCACAGTTGAAACTCCTATCAGTAAAGACCATATATTGGGAAGTCAGATGTGTCCTAAGACTCCTGAAGAGACAGAAAAAATGAGTCGAGTTCCTTATAGGAGCGCAGTCGAAAGTCTAATATATGTTATGGTGTGCACTAGACCTAATATTTGTCAAGCAGTTGGTTTGGTAAGTAGATATCAAACCGACCCAACTTTAGCACATTGGCAAGCAGTAAAGAGGATCATGAGATATCTGAAGGTAATTGATGATTATGCCATTTGTTACCGAGGCGGAAAGGACTTGCGATTAGTTGGATACGGTGATGCTGATCATGAAGGAGATCTAGACGAAAGGAAGTCTACCTCAGGATATGTTTTCTTACTCAGTGATGGAGCCATATCATGGAGTAGTAAGAAACAATCATGTGTATCACTATCTACGATGGAATCCGAATACGTGGCTCTCGCATCAGCAACACAGAAGCTATTTGGTTGA